The nucleotide window GAACATAGGCAATCCGGCATTCGCTTTCGCCTTTTCCGGAGGAGGCATAGAAACCGGGACCGGGAGCAACCATAACCGTTTTGCCGTTGTCATCAAATTCATCAAGCATAAACACTGAGAATTTCTCGGCGCTGTCAATCGGCAGTTTTGCCATGATATAGAAAGCACCGCTTGGTTTAATACACACCGTGCCCTCGATTTTCATAAGCCCATCATAGACTGTATCGCGGCGGCGGCGATATTCGCCAATCATCTTATTGAAATACTCATCGCCAAGCTCGTAAGCGGCGGCAGCGCCAATTTGCTCCAGTGTCGGCGAGCAAAGCCGTGCCTGCCCAAGATAAAGCGCGGCTGTATAAACATCGCTGTTTTTTGTTGTCAGGTTGCCAACACGCGCGCCGCAGGCTGAAAACCTTTTGCTAATTGAGTCGAGCATAATCGCTCTGTCCTCAATGCCCTCCAGCGACATTACGCTTATATGTTTGCCCTCATAGATATATTCGCGGTAAACCTCATCCGCTAATAAAAACAGGTTATGCTTAATTATCAGGTTCTTCAAGCTATTGATTTCTTCGGCGCTGTATAAAGTGCCGGTAGGATTATTGGGGTTGCAGTACATAATGCCGCGTGTTTTATTGGTGATATGCTTCTCGATAACATCCGGCGATGGCAAATGGAAACCGCTTTCGGCAGTTGTCGTTATCGGCACAAGCTTGATGCCCGCCTGAATAGCGAAACCGTTGTAATTAGTATAAAAAGGCTCGAATACGATAATCTCATCCCCGGGATTGCTGATAATTGTCATGGCAAAAATAATAGCCTCGGAACCGCCTGTCGTTACTATGATTTCATCGGCGTTTATAGCCAGTCCGCATCGCTTATAATAGGCGGATAGCTTATCGAGATAATCAGCCATCCCCTGCGAATTGCCGTAGGCAAGCACCTTGTTGGAGTAATTTTTTATCGCCTGCCAAAATTCGACGGGGGTTTCAATATCAGGCTGACCTATATTGAGATGATAAACATGAATACCGCGTTTTTTAGCTTTATCGGCATAGGGTATTAATTTCCTGATTGGCGATGCCGGCAATATTTTTCCCCGCTGCGATATATCTATTTTCGTCATAATAACCTCTTCTTTTTATACTTTTACCAGACTATATCAACTTTACGTCCGCAATTCGGGCATTTTTCAAACCTTCCCTCGGAAAGGCGGACACTGTAGCCGTTTCTTTCTATCCACAGATGCCCGCAGTCGGGGCATAATGTATTCGAGTTGTCAATATAATTTCCCGGATATACAAAGGCAAGCTTAGACCGGGCGATTTCAACGGCTTTTTGAAGCGATGGTATTTCAGTCGGCGGCAGTTCATATTTATAATTCGGGAAATAGCGCGAGATATGTAAAGGCATTAATGGATTAATATCAGCCGCTAAATCGACTAAGGCTTTTACATCAGCCTCGCTGTCATTTTCGCCGGGTATAAGCAGATTAGTTATTTCAACCGAGATATTCATTTCGCAAGCAATCTTTATCGTTCGCAATACATCATCACGATTGCCGTGGATTACTTTCTCGTAATATTCCCGTGATGCCGATTTCAAATCGATATTCATGGCATCGACATATTTAAACAACTCGCGCGCCGGTTCTTCATTGATATAGCCGTTGCTAACGAGAACCACTTTCAAGCCTTTTTCTTTTAGCAGCAGGGCACAGTCATAAATATATTCATACCAGACTAATGGTTCGGTATAAGTAAACGCTATTCCGATTGAACCTCTTTTATCAGCCATTGCTGTTAATTGCTCGGGTGAGACGTACTCAGTCGGGACTTTCTTTTGAGATATAGTCCAGTTCTGACAAAACGGGCATTTGAGGTTGCAGCCGTTAGGTCCGGTTGATAAAATAGGTTTCCCCGGATGAAAATGATACAAAGGTTTTTTCTCGATTGGATCAATCGCCAAAGAGACTAACTGTCCATACCCATCGGCAATCAGTTCTCCATCGATATTTTTGCGCTGTTTGCAGATTCCAAATTTGCCGGGCTTGATACTGCACTCTACCGGGCACAGATGACATCTGACCCGCTTGTCCGGCATTTTTTCATAATATTTAGCTTGTATTTGCGTCATATAGAATTTTATCGACTTCATTTTTGACACGCTGAGGTGTGATATTATCGAAACAGTATTTTTGCGGCATGCGGCATTTTTTCTGGCCGTGAAGACTGCATGGCGAACATTCGACATTATCGCAGATTATGCTGTCGTTTTCGCCAAGAGGGGAGAAGCCAAGCGATGGATGAGTCGGTCCGAATATCGCCGCTACCGGCACCGATAACGAAACCGCCAGATGCATCAACCCCGAATCGTTGGATACAACGACATCGCACATCGACATAATGCCGGCAATCCGGTCAATATCCATTTTATAAGCGGCCGCTAACTGGTCGGATGAGATATTCAAATTAGGGTCAAAATCATCAAAAGGACCGCTGAACACAATGATACCCTTATCACTGTCGGCTAACAACAATTCCGCAAGTTCCTGATATTTAAGCCACTGCTTCTCGTAATGCTTTGAGCCGGGGCATAAACCGACTATTTTTCCCTTTAGACCGGTATTTTTTATAAAGTCCTCGCCGAATTTGACGATTTCCGGTTGAAGTTCAACATAAGGACGACGCTCTATCGGCTTTACTTTCAGCCGCTTTAGAGCCGCTAAATAAGCATCCACAGTGTGCCCGATATTGAGCTTCATTTTGGGACGTCTGATAATCAGCTCTCTTTTTAGCCGACGCTTGGGATAGCTTACCACGTTCTTCGGGTTTATACCGGCGGTAAATATTATACTGCGGGGATTTTTTTGAAGGTCTATCACGGTATCATATTTTTGCTTTTTCAATTCTTTTAGCAAGAAACGCATATTCCCATCATAGGCAAAAGCCGTATCAACTGCCGGAAACTGGTCGAACATGGAGGCATATTCTTGCTTGGTTAAAAAATCGACAATCACAGACTTGTCATTCTGCTTAATCGATGAAGCCACAGGCAAGGCTAAGATAACATCTCCCATAGAACTGAAGCGGATTATTAATACTTTTTTCATTTTCATAGAAAAACCAATCCTGATACGCCTATTAAAAGGCAATATAAACCAAAGTAGAAAAACTGTCCTTTTTTTATCAGGCTCATAAGCCAGGCGATGGATAAATAGCCGATTACAAAAGCTGCTGCTGCGCCAGCCGCATATGCTCCCAGCTGCGCGCTCTCAAGCGGTGATGACATCAGGCTAAACGATTTTAAAACTCCGGCGCCAAACACTGCCGGTAAAGACAGCAAAAACGAGAATTCAGCCGCCTCTGCAGGAGCGATTTTTAAATGTAAGCCGGCGGTAATAGTTGTACCCGATCTTGAGATGCCGGGCATGATTGCCGCCGCTTGCGCTATGCCGATTATTAATCCCGACTTGAAGCCAACCTGTTTCTTGCCGGGTTTGACCAGCCTTGTTGAAAGAAGCAGACAGGCTGTAGCTATCAGCATAACCGAAACCATTGTTGCCGACCCGAATGCAATTTCGATATAATCCTCAAACGCCAAACCGATAATCACCGCGGGAATTGTCCCTATTACGATTATAACCGCCAGCTTTAATGACGGCAGTTTATCCTCTGTGTATGGAGGCAATAAGCTAATCAATAATTTGCCGATTTTATTTCTGAAATATATCAACACCGAAACCATCGTGGCAAAATGCACAATAACCTCAAATATCAAGCCTGCTGATGCCGTGCCGCCAAGTATTTTTTCAGCTAAAACCAAATGTCCCGAACTTGATACCGGCAGGAATTCAGTCGCTCCCTGAATGGCTCCAAGTATTATGGCAGTAATTAAATCCAATCTCAAAGACCAAAAACAATCGCCATTATAAAGCCAAAGGAATCATCAAACTGAAATTCGCCGGTTACCAAAGTGCGTTCGCTTAATTCAAGGCTGACACCGGGATTAAAGCCAAGGTTAAATTTGCTGTCTCCCGGATATTTATCCCAGCGAAGGATTAGTCGCGCAAATGGCCAGAGATCCATATCATCGGTTATGCCTATATTGCGCGAGCCAACAACCAAGCCGCCCAAAGAGTAGCTGTTGCTGCTGGAAACGCGGGAATACTCGAATAAACCGCCAACCGATAAATCGACAGGGTCGTTAATCCGCAGTTCCATCAACTGGTATCTGAGGTCGCCGCCAAACATGAAACCGTTATCAAATCTTTTATAATCAAGCAAACCGAATCTTATGGAGGCATCCGTATAGCCGCCTATGCCACAACGAAAACCACCCACAAGGCTTGAAACATTATCATAAATGCCCAAATAAGCCAGTCCCTGCTTTCTCCCCTGAAAGACAGTTTCCGCAGGGCTAACTTCTGCCGTGAACTGTCCTACCGCCATTGAACTAAATAATAGTATAACTATAGCCGACAATAAGATGATTTTCTTCACTATTGTTCCTTTCCTAAAACACTATTAAAAAGTCAGCGATATTCCCGCTTCCAGCAGTAAAAACTTAGTCGACTTCTCGTCTGTTGCAATAATATTATACCGTCCCTCGGCATAAGGTACAAAAGGAAACATTGGTACATTTACCTCTACTCCGCCAAGGAAATGATAACCTATTTTTGATTGATTATCAGGTATTGGGAAAGATTGCGTCAATTCCGTATCAAACTCGTAAGCCATGGCATGCATAGCTGCGCCTGCGCCTACATAAGGTTTCACAATCGGCATAACATCAAAGGACTTTTTCAAACTCAAACCAACCGATAAATCATGAAGTTTGAAATCAACCTGGTCGTTAATCTCTTTCTTACCCCAGGCATAATCGGCGAAAAGCCAGAAATCGACAGGCAGCGGTAATGTGCCAATCTTTACATGAGCGCCTATCGAGGTAAGCTCTTCGTCAAACGTGAGTTCTTCATTTATGCCGAGCGAATCAGCTATCTCACCTAAACAATTATCAATCTCATCATAGCTGTACCCGTTAGTCATTCCCCCATGCAATCCAAAACCAAGTCCAAGCAGAGCATAAGCCGGCAAATTCAAGCAGACAACTAATGATAGGGCAAATACAAACTTTTTCATTTACTTTCCTCCTGAGCAAATATAACTTAACATTTGTTTATCTTTCTTTCCTTCCCGCCTGTAAGAATAAAACCAGTTCGGTTTGCATGCTGTACAGGCCTCACAACTAACAACACATTTTACCCCAATTTTAGTTAGTTCGTCAATAATAAATCCTCTTAAATCGATAAAGAAACAATCTTTTTTTTGATGGCGATATTTACTGTCGAAAAGCAGGGCAACTTCCGGCGATACTTCAAAACAGCAAGACTCGATTCCCGGTCCGATTGCCGCTTTTGCCTTAGTCGGATTAAAATTGCCAGCTTGCTCTAAAAAATTGCCGATTATTCCGGCAAACGCTCCCCGCCAGCCGACATGAATAAGCCCGCAAGTTCTGCCATCATAAAGAAATACAGGAAAACAATCCGCCGTCTTTATGATGAGAATATCATCCCTCGAATCGCTATAAACACCATCGGCAGGTTTATCATGATTGCTGTCAGCCTTAATTATAATATTAGTATGTTTTTGATTAAGTTGTATCAAACGCATATATTTTTGACTGGCGGTATTATCTGATTGGACAATTTTCAAAATAAAATTTTGCAATTCGGCTAATGAAAAACTTTCGTTTCTTGTAATCGTTCCGCAAGGTATGGTCATAAAACCTGACAGGTCAAGATAATGGATTCCTTCAGGCGAAACTTTGGGGCAAAAATTGTCATTCATCCCGCGCTGTACTCCGTGTTCTGTGGACAGAAATCACGCCGGTAATCTTTTTAATCTTACTCATTGCCATTCTTAACTTTGCCAGGTTTGAAACCTCTAATAAAAAATAACCCATAGTCGGTTTGCTGTCAGCTATATTACCCTCAGCCTTAATCTCTGCACCCCGAACATTAATATCAGTCTCGGCAATAGTATCCGTTATCTCCCTAAGCAGGTTTTTCCTGTCATAAACCAGCGCTTCAAGCTGGATAAGGAAATTCTGACCTTTTTCGACATCCCACAGCACTTCGATTTTTCTGTCAGTATCGGTGATAGCAGCAGCATTAGGACAATTGCTGCTGTGAACTGTAATCCCTCGTCCCCGAGTAATAAAACCGATGATATTTTCGCCGGGAAGCGGTTGACAGCATTTGGCAAAACGGAACATTAAATTATCGGCTCCTTTTATGCTTATACCTTTCGGCTGACGGCGCGTTCTTTCTTTAAGTTTTTCAAAAAACGATATGTCTTTTTCCGGCTTTTCCGGCTCTATAAGGTTAAGTATAGACTTAAGCGAAATCGCGCCTGCGCTTAGACGCGCCATCATCAGGTCGATATCCGAAAAACCTTTCTCGTTAGCTGCCTCTAATAATTGCTGATCGGAGGGTGTTTTCATTCGCTCTCGTTTAAGCTCTCTTTCAAACATTTCCCAGCCAAGAGAAACCGCCTGCTGGTAGCCCTGCTGCTGCAGCCAGTTTTTAATCTTTGATTTAGCCTTTGGTGTCTTAACTATATTTAACCAATCAACCGAGGGATGCTGATGGGATGAGGTAATTATTTCCACCTCATCGCCGGAATGCAGGGACGTAATTAAAGGAACCAGTTTGCCGTTGACCTTAGCGCCGGTGCAATGAAAACCGACATCAGTATGTATTGCAAATGCATAATCAAGAGGCGTCGCTTCTTTCTGCAAATGAATCAACTCCCCGATTGGCGTATAAACGAAAATATCATCTTTGAATAAATCAATTTTGAAGTATTCTAAAAACTCATCGGGGTCGGTTAGTTCCTTTTGCCATTCGAGTAATTCACGCACCCATGTTAGCCGCTTATCCGATTCATCATAAGTGCGTTTTCCTTCCTTATACAGCCAATGAGCGGCGATTCCGTTTTCGGCTCGGTAATGCATGCTTTGGGTACGGATTTGAATCTCGACCATCTTGCCGCGGGGGCCAACAACAGTTGTATGAAGCGACTGATACATATTAGATTTTGGGTTGCCGATATAATCATCAAAACGTTCAGCCACCGGTTTCCATAGGGTGTGAACTATTCCCAAGGTATGGTAGCAATCCTGCTCTGTTTCGACAATCGCCCTGATAGCGAATAAATCATAGATTTGCCTGAATCCCACCTGGCGATTTTTCATTTTACGCCATATCGAATATAGATGTTTGGCTCTGCCTGATATTTCAGCAGCTATATTGTCTTTTTCAATAGCTTTACGAAGTGGGCTAACAACCTCGTTAATATACTGCTCTCTTTCCTCCTGGCTTTGTTTTACTTTATGCTCTAAAGAAGTATATTCATCAGGATACAGAACCTTGAAAGAGAGGTCTTCAAGCTCGTATTTGATTTTGCCCATGCCAAGCCGATGAGCCAGCGGCGCGTAGATTTCTTTTGTTTCCAAGGCTACACGCTCTTTTTTATAATCTGACAAAGGGGCAATTGTTCGCATATTATGAAGTCGGTCAGCAAGTTTGATTATTATCACCCTGATGTCCTCAGACATCGATAAAAGCATTTTGCGAAAATACTCGACCTGTTTGGCGGTTGTGGATTTATATTTTAATCCGTAAAGTTTTGTCAAACCTTTAACTAAATGCGCTATTTCCGGTCCGAATTCCTTCTCGACTTGTTCTATCGTTGTCGGCGTATCCTCAACAACATCATGTATTAAGCCGGCGGCTATGGTTGTTGAATCCATATGCTGTTCAGCTAAGATAAAGGCGGTCTCAAGACAATGCTCGATGTAATGGTCTCCTGATTCACGAAACTGACCGTCATGAGCCTTGTCGGAAAACTCGTAGGCTTTACGTATCAACGGGATGTCGATATTGGCGTTAAATGCTTCTATATAGATAATAAACTGAGCCAGATTCATTTTTGTTTTTACAGCCATTTTTCCGCTAATACCCTTATATTGTTAAATGTTCGTTTTGCTCAAATCTCAATGTTCATTTATTTAAAATAACAAAGTGCTCTATTTACTAAATTTAACAATTTGTTATATTAATATGTTTCGGAAATTTATTGACAAGGTGATACCTTCATTTCAAAATCGGTTAAAGTACCGACATCCCTAAAAGCGTCCAAAAATACATTGATACAATTTGGTCGCTTAGCGGGTTGTCTAATAATCCTACTATTACCATGCAGATTAAAAGCAGCAGTATCCCAAGTTGAAATACTTTTTGCTCATCGTTTTTAGCTTTCTTGTATCGTGCAAACGAATAACGAGTTTGATTAATTAGTATCCAGAGCAATATCAGAAGAGCAAAAGGGCCGCCATCAAAAAGATATTCAATATACATATTATGCCAGGATGGCATTGATTTGGGAAGTCTCGGTTCAGATTCAAGATCAACGACTCTGGGGAAGCTGTTTATGCCGTATCCGAAAAATCCGACATCATCGATTTTTGCCATACTATGCTCAAAAAGAACATCACGGTAAGAATAGAACTGCTTTTTATTCGAGAAATCAAGCCTCTCCTGAATTTTATCAAGCGTTCCGGGCATAAATGAATAGACAATTGGAATTAGCAGAATTATTGGCACCAGCAGTTTTCTGTCCTTGAAAATCCCCAGCAAAAAGATATAAATGGCAACCACTATATAAACAGATCTGGTCATTGTTAAGACAACACAGGCAAATATGGGAACTGATACCAATCCATAGAATAATTTTTCAGCAAATTTCTTTAAATGAATAAAATATGAAAGCGTAAATCCCAGCGTAATAGTCAGGAAAAACGATAAGGTATTTACTCCCGAGATGATAGAAGACGCTCTGCCGGTTATGTCCAGCAAATAGCGTATGATGCCAATTCCCGAAACAAGAACTGCTCCGGTAATAAACAGCCAGACAACCTTGCTGCGTCTTTCTATTGTAACTACAATCGTCGGCACGATAAAATATATCAATGGAAAAGATAACTGCTCGAAAGCCGCTCCAAATTTACCCTCATAACCGGAAACCAAAAGCACTATGGTTTTATATGCAATCAGAGCTGCTATTGGCCAGAACAGCGGGTAGTCAAGCCATTCCAAGCGGCGATAAGCCACTGTTTGAGCTATCCATATTAACAGGATTAAGGTAATTAAAGTTGCCGCTAAGGCGTTGGATATCATTAGAGCAAAAGCAAATATCAACAACATGTAATAGGCGATATTATTTAAGTATGGGTTGATTTTTTCCATCTGTATTCTCCATTATAACCCGAACGCTGTTATTTTTATTTGCATGCTTATTTATATAACAAGAACGCTGTTGATGCAATCATTCTATTATAGAAAACTGCATATCATAAAGCCTCTTATATAATCCATTGTTTTCTATCAGGCTGGTATGAGCGCCTCTCTCGATAATTTTACCCTTATCAATGACTAATATCTTATCGGCATTGCGAATCGTGGAAAGACGATGAGCTACCACTATAACGGTTCTGCCCGCCAGAAGGTTATCAATAGCTTTCTGTAT belongs to Candidatus Zixiibacteriota bacterium and includes:
- a CDS encoding pyridoxal phosphate-dependent aminotransferase yields the protein MTKIDISQRGKILPASPIRKLIPYADKAKKRGIHVYHLNIGQPDIETPVEFWQAIKNYSNKVLAYGNSQGMADYLDKLSAYYKRCGLAINADEIIVTTGGSEAIIFAMTIISNPGDEIIVFEPFYTNYNGFAIQAGIKLVPITTTAESGFHLPSPDVIEKHITNKTRGIMYCNPNNPTGTLYSAEEINSLKNLIIKHNLFLLADEVYREYIYEGKHISVMSLEGIEDRAIMLDSISKRFSACGARVGNLTTKNSDVYTAALYLGQARLCSPTLEQIGAAAAYELGDEYFNKMIGEYRRRRDTVYDGLMKIEGTVCIKPSGAFYIMAKLPIDSAEKFSVFMLDEFDDNGKTVMVAPGPGFYASSGKGESECRIAYVLNTDDLKDAMDVLKRGVEAYNSR
- the amrS gene encoding AmmeMemoRadiSam system radical SAM enzyme yields the protein MTQIQAKYYEKMPDKRVRCHLCPVECSIKPGKFGICKQRKNIDGELIADGYGQLVSLAIDPIEKKPLYHFHPGKPILSTGPNGCNLKCPFCQNWTISQKKVPTEYVSPEQLTAMADKRGSIGIAFTYTEPLVWYEYIYDCALLLKEKGLKVVLVSNGYINEEPARELFKYVDAMNIDLKSASREYYEKVIHGNRDDVLRTIKIACEMNISVEITNLLIPGENDSEADVKALVDLAADINPLMPLHISRYFPNYKYELPPTEIPSLQKAVEIARSKLAFVYPGNYIDNSNTLCPDCGHLWIERNGYSVRLSEGRFEKCPNCGRKVDIVW
- a CDS encoding glycosyltransferase family 9 protein gives rise to the protein MKMKKVLIIRFSSMGDVILALPVASSIKQNDKSVIVDFLTKQEYASMFDQFPAVDTAFAYDGNMRFLLKELKKQKYDTVIDLQKNPRSIIFTAGINPKNVVSYPKRRLKRELIIRRPKMKLNIGHTVDAYLAALKRLKVKPIERRPYVELQPEIVKFGEDFIKNTGLKGKIVGLCPGSKHYEKQWLKYQELAELLLADSDKGIIVFSGPFDDFDPNLNISSDQLAAAYKMDIDRIAGIMSMCDVVVSNDSGLMHLAVSLSVPVAAIFGPTHPSLGFSPLGENDSIICDNVECSPCSLHGQKKCRMPQKYCFDNITPQRVKNEVDKILYDANTS
- a CDS encoding undecaprenyl-diphosphate phosphatase, whose translation is MDLITAIILGAIQGATEFLPVSSSGHLVLAEKILGGTASAGLIFEVIVHFATMVSVLIYFRNKIGKLLISLLPPYTEDKLPSLKLAVIIVIGTIPAVIIGLAFEDYIEIAFGSATMVSVMLIATACLLLSTRLVKPGKKQVGFKSGLIIGIAQAAAIMPGISRSGTTITAGLHLKIAPAEAAEFSFLLSLPAVFGAGVLKSFSLMSSPLESAQLGAYAAGAAAAFVIGYLSIAWLMSLIKKGQFFYFGLYCLLIGVSGLVFL
- a CDS encoding polyphenol oxidase family protein, with protein sequence MNDNFCPKVSPEGIHYLDLSGFMTIPCGTITRNESFSLAELQNFILKIVQSDNTASQKYMRLIQLNQKHTNIIIKADSNHDKPADGVYSDSRDDILIIKTADCFPVFLYDGRTCGLIHVGWRGAFAGIIGNFLEQAGNFNPTKAKAAIGPGIESCCFEVSPEVALLFDSKYRHQKKDCFFIDLRGFIIDELTKIGVKCVVSCEACTACKPNWFYSYRREGKKDKQMLSYICSGGK
- a CDS encoding bifunctional (p)ppGpp synthetase/guanosine-3',5'-bis(diphosphate) 3'-pyrophosphohydrolase encodes the protein MAVKTKMNLAQFIIYIEAFNANIDIPLIRKAYEFSDKAHDGQFRESGDHYIEHCLETAFILAEQHMDSTTIAAGLIHDVVEDTPTTIEQVEKEFGPEIAHLVKGLTKLYGLKYKSTTAKQVEYFRKMLLSMSEDIRVIIIKLADRLHNMRTIAPLSDYKKERVALETKEIYAPLAHRLGMGKIKYELEDLSFKVLYPDEYTSLEHKVKQSQEEREQYINEVVSPLRKAIEKDNIAAEISGRAKHLYSIWRKMKNRQVGFRQIYDLFAIRAIVETEQDCYHTLGIVHTLWKPVAERFDDYIGNPKSNMYQSLHTTVVGPRGKMVEIQIRTQSMHYRAENGIAAHWLYKEGKRTYDESDKRLTWVRELLEWQKELTDPDEFLEYFKIDLFKDDIFVYTPIGELIHLQKEATPLDYAFAIHTDVGFHCTGAKVNGKLVPLITSLHSGDEVEIITSSHQHPSVDWLNIVKTPKAKSKIKNWLQQQGYQQAVSLGWEMFERELKRERMKTPSDQQLLEAANEKGFSDIDLMMARLSAGAISLKSILNLIEPEKPEKDISFFEKLKERTRRQPKGISIKGADNLMFRFAKCCQPLPGENIIGFITRGRGITVHSSNCPNAAAITDTDRKIEVLWDVEKGQNFLIQLEALVYDRKNLLREITDTIAETDINVRGAEIKAEGNIADSKPTMGYFLLEVSNLAKLRMAMSKIKKITGVISVHRTRSTARDE
- a CDS encoding O-antigen ligase family protein: MEKINPYLNNIAYYMLLIFAFALMISNALAATLITLILLIWIAQTVAYRRLEWLDYPLFWPIAALIAYKTIVLLVSGYEGKFGAAFEQLSFPLIYFIVPTIVVTIERRSKVVWLFITGAVLVSGIGIIRYLLDITGRASSIISGVNTLSFFLTITLGFTLSYFIHLKKFAEKLFYGLVSVPIFACVVLTMTRSVYIVVAIYIFLLGIFKDRKLLVPIILLIPIVYSFMPGTLDKIQERLDFSNKKQFYSYRDVLFEHSMAKIDDVGFFGYGINSFPRVVDLESEPRLPKSMPSWHNMYIEYLFDGGPFALLILLWILINQTRYSFARYKKAKNDEQKVFQLGILLLLICMVIVGLLDNPLSDQIVSMYFWTLLGMSVL